From one Luteipulveratus mongoliensis genomic stretch:
- a CDS encoding VOC family protein, protein MIRWITAFLDTPAPRAVAAEEFWQVVTASSLSPRRGGGAFVTFVPDHGDPCLRAQVIENGTAGVHLDLHVDDLDAASPTAVDLGAEVVHTEPGLHVLRSPGRMPFCLVTWEGEHDVRPPVTVGGAVTSLDQVCLDIPESQYDVEVAFWSGLTGWEVRQGLLPEFAWMPAGNVLPIRLLLQRTRDADGDVRGHIDLAAGPTMREVATATRAHLALGATAGEAFEHWQVMADPVGRTYCLTARDPHAGRLRSSA, encoded by the coding sequence GTGATTCGGTGGATTACCGCCTTCTTGGACACTCCGGCGCCGCGGGCTGTGGCGGCGGAGGAGTTCTGGCAGGTGGTGACCGCGAGCAGCCTGTCTCCCCGACGCGGTGGCGGCGCGTTCGTCACGTTCGTGCCTGATCACGGTGACCCCTGCCTCAGGGCGCAGGTCATCGAGAACGGGACCGCCGGCGTACACCTCGACCTGCATGTCGACGACCTCGACGCTGCCTCGCCGACGGCTGTCGACCTCGGCGCCGAGGTCGTCCACACCGAGCCCGGGCTGCACGTACTGCGCTCGCCGGGCCGGATGCCGTTCTGCCTGGTGACCTGGGAGGGCGAGCACGACGTACGACCCCCGGTCACCGTCGGCGGTGCCGTGACGAGCCTCGATCAGGTGTGCCTCGACATCCCTGAGTCCCAGTACGACGTCGAGGTCGCCTTCTGGTCGGGCCTGACGGGCTGGGAGGTCCGACAGGGGCTGCTACCCGAGTTCGCCTGGATGCCCGCGGGCAACGTCCTGCCAATTCGGTTGCTGCTGCAGCGAACTCGCGATGCAGACGGCGACGTCCGAGGACACATCGACCTGGCCGCCGGCCCGACGATGAGGGAGGTGGCCACGGCGACCCGCGCCCATCTCGCGCTCGGGGCGACGGCGGGGGAGGCGTTCGAGCACTGGCAGGTGATGGCCGACCCGGTGGGGCGGACGTACTGCCTCACCGCCCGCGACCCCCACGCCGGCCGCCTACGGTCGTCGGCGTGA
- a CDS encoding 8-oxo-dGTP diphosphatase yields the protein MTNPILMCLLFVIDTESRQVLLGSKRNGLGSGRVVGLGGHVEVDEEPRDAAVRESFEEAQVRVMPDALTGAGTVSFRFPAKPAWDQDVHVFTAHAWDGVPVVSDEIDPEWHAMDELPWTRMWDDARYWLPQVLAGSTIRASVEFAEDNATVSDARVELLT from the coding sequence GTGACGAATCCGATCCTGATGTGCCTGCTGTTCGTCATCGACACCGAGTCACGCCAGGTGCTGCTCGGCAGCAAGAGAAACGGACTCGGCTCGGGGCGGGTCGTCGGTCTCGGCGGCCACGTCGAGGTCGACGAGGAGCCCAGGGATGCAGCGGTCCGCGAATCCTTCGAAGAGGCTCAGGTGCGAGTGATGCCCGACGCGCTCACTGGTGCGGGCACGGTGTCATTCAGATTCCCCGCGAAACCGGCATGGGACCAAGACGTGCACGTCTTCACTGCTCACGCATGGGACGGGGTGCCTGTAGTGAGCGACGAGATCGATCCGGAGTGGCACGCGATGGACGAGCTGCCGTGGACACGAATGTGGGACGACGCGCGGTACTGGCTCCCGCAGGTGCTGGCGGGCAGCACGATCAGGGCGAGCGTCGAGTTCGCCGAGGACAACGCGACGGTCTCTGACGCCCGCGTCGAGCTGCTCACCTGA